The following are from one region of the Heliangelus exortis chromosome 2, bHelExo1.hap1, whole genome shotgun sequence genome:
- the ZBTB14 gene encoding zinc finger and BTB domain-containing protein 14, which yields MEFFISMSETIKYNDDDHKTVFLKTLNEQRLEGEFCDIAIVVEDVKFRAHRCVLAACSTYFKKLFKKLEVDSSSVIEIDFLRSDIFEEVLNYMYTAKISVKKEDVNLMMSSGQILGIRFLDKLCSQKRDVSSPEESTQSKSKYCLKINRPMGEPNDTQDDEVEEIGDHDDSPSDVTVEGTPPSQEDGKSPTTTLRVQEAILKELGSEEVRKVNCYGQEVEPMETTESKDLGSQTPQALTFNDGISEVKDEQTPGWTTAAGDMKFEYLLYGHREHIVCQACGKTFSDEARLRKHEKLHTADRPFVCEMCTKGFTTQAHLKEHLKIHTGYKPYSCEVCGKSFIRAPDLKKHERVHSNERPFACHMCDKAFKHKSHLKDHERRHRGEKPFVCSSCTKAFAKASDLKRHENNMHSERKQVTTANSIQSETEQLQAAAMAAEAEQQLETIACS from the exons ATG GAGTTTTTCATCAGTATGTCTGAAACCATTAAATATAATGACGACGATCACAAAACCGtgtttctgaaaacattaaatGAACAGCGTCTGGAAGGAGAATTTTGTGACATAGCTATCGTGGTTGAAGATGTTAAATTCAGAGCACATAGATGTGTTCTTGCTGCCTGCAGTACTTACttcaaaaagcttttcaaaaaaCTAGAAGTTGATAGTTCATCAGTAATAGAAATAGATTTTCTTCGTTCTGATATTTTTGAGGAAGTTCTCAATTACATGTATACTGCAAAGATTTCTGTTAAGAAAGAGGATGTAAATTTGATGATGTCTTCAGGCCAGATTCTTGGTATTCGATTTCTGGATAAACTCTGCTCTCAAAAACGTGATGTGTCTAGTCCTGAAGAAAGCACACAGTCCAAGAGCAAGTACTGTCTGAAAATCAACCGTCCCATGGGGGAGCCTAATGATACCCAAGATGATGAGGTGGAAGAAATTGGAGATCACGATGATAGTCCATCAGATGTGACTGTGGAAGGAACTCCCCCAAGTCAGGAAGATGGAAAATCACCTACCACCACCCTGAGAGTGCAAGAGGCCATTCTCAAAGAGCTGGGAAGCGAAGAAGTTCGAAAAGTAAACTGCTATGGGCAAGAAGTAGAGCCTATGGAAACAACTGAATCAAAAGACTTAGGATCTCAGACCCCTCAGGCTTTGACTTTTAATGATGGCATAAGTGAAGTGAAAGATGAACAGACGCCAGGCTGGACAACAGCAGCCGGGGACATGAAGTTTGAGTACTTGCTCTACGGTCACAGGGAACACATTGTATGTCAGGCTTGTGGTAAGACCTTTTCTGATGAAGCACGACtgagaaaacatgaaaagctACACACTGCTGATAGACCGTTTGTTTGTGAAATGTGTACAAAGGGCTTTACCACGCAAGCTCATTTGAAAGAACACCTGAAAATACACACAGGTTACAAGCCTTACAGTTGTGAGGTATGTGGAAAGTCTTTTATTCGTGCACCAGACCtaaaaaagcatgaaagagTTCACAGTAACGAGAGGCCATTTGCATGCCATATGTGTGATAAAGCTTTCAAGCACAAGTCCCACCTTAAAGACCATGAAAGAAGACATCGAGGAGAGAAACCTTTTGTCTGCAGTTCCTGCACTAAAGCATTTGCTAAAGCATCTGATCTAAAAAGGCATGAGAACAATATgcacagtgaaagaaaacaagttacGACAGCCAATTCCATCCAGAGTGAAACAGAACAGTTACAGGCAGCAGCCATGgctgctgaagcagagcagcagctagAAACAATAGCTTGTAGTTAA